The genomic DNA TGGTTCGAGGTTCTTGGGCGTGTCGGCTTGCCACGTTGCGAGTGGGACAACTGTGACGAACTCGTGTGGGACGCATCGCACTTCTCACTACGAAGCGGTAACGCTTGCTGACGTGCGAGGGCGAGGTTTGACCCGGAGAATTCAGATCAGTACCCTCGAACAGTCGCCCACACGTGGTGATACGGCTGCGACCGGTATCTATCGGTACCGCGCCGGCTAGCAAGCAAGATGCGTGCGCTTACCAGCGACGACCGTGCCCACCGGCATGACTCGTTCATGTCGGTGGCGAGTGCGGGCGTCACATAGTTGAGGAGATACAGCCGTGGCCAAGGGCAAGCGGACTTTCCAGCCGAACAACCGTCGTCGGGCCCGTGTGCACGGTTTCCGTCTGCGTATGCGGACCCGTGCCGGCCGCGCCATCGTGTCGGCACGTCGCGGCAAGGGCCGTCGCTCTCTCACTGCGTGACCTGACGCAGGATCGAAGCACCGTGCTTCCGGCTCGTAACCGGATGACGCGCTCGACAGACTTTCGAGTCACCGTGAGCCGCGGTGTGCGCTCGGCGCAACGGGATCTCGTGGTGCATTCACTGGCACCACGAGATTTTGGTGATGCCGATTCAAACACTGCGGATGCGCCGAAAGTCGGTCTCGTCGTAGGTAAATCGGTCGGCAACGCCGTCCAGCGGCACCGGGTGTCCCGTCAGCTCCGTCATGCCAGCCGGGATCTCCTGCCCGAACTGCAGTCCGGTGAGCTCCTGGTGATCCGGGCCCTGCCCGGCAGTCGAGAGGCGGCCACCGCCACGCTGCAGGACGAACTGCGAGTCGCAGTGCAGCGCGCTCACGCGAAGTCCGGATCCCGGCCATGAGTCACCGGCTGGCCCGCGGGCTGATCTTTCTCATCGAGCTGTACCGCAACATGGTGTCGCCGATGCGTCTGCCCAGCTGCCGGTTCAGCCCCACCTGTAGCCAGTACGCCGTCGAGGCACTCACCGAACACGGATTGTTCCGCGGTTGTTGGCTGACGACGGTCCGGCTGGCCAAGTGTGGCCCGTGGCATCACGGGGGATGGGACCCCATCCCCGAAAGACGGTCCGCGGCAACCGCCGCGCAGTCAAGGAGCGATTCGCTTGTCTTTTAACTGGTTCAGTCTGGACTACATCTATTACCCGGTGTCGGGGATCATGTGGCTCTGGTACAAGCTTTTCGGCGCGATCCTGGGTGCGGAGAACTTCTTCGCCTGGGGCCTGTCGGTGATGTTCCTGGTCTTTTCCCTCCGTGCACTGCTGTACAAGCCGTTCGTCCGGCAGATCGAGACCACCCGGCAGATGCAGGAACTGCAGCCCCAGATCAAGGAGCTGCAGAAGAAGTACGGCAAGGATCGCCAGCGGCTCGCGCTCGAGATGCAGAAGCTGCAGAGCGAACACGGTTTCAACCCGCTCCTGGGCTGTCTGCCGATGCTGGCGCAGATTCCGGTGTTCCTGGGCCTGTTCCACGTGCTGCGCTCGTTCAACCGCACCGAGGGCGCCGGTATGGGTATCGGTGCCCAGGCGCTGTCCATCGAGCAGAACCGGTCGATCGGCAACTACTTCTTCAGTGCGACCGACGTCAGCCACTTCCTGAACACCGACCTGTTCGGTGCGCCGTTGGGCGCCACCATGATTCAGACCGGTGAGAGCCTCAAGGCGTTCGCGCACTTCGACCGCATGTCGGTGATCCTGGTGGGCATTCCGTTGATGATCGTCTCGGGTATCGCGACGCACATGAACAGCCGGGCCTCGGTGGCCCGGCAGAGTCTCGAAGCCCAGCAGAACCCCCAGACCCAGCTGATGAACAAGCTGGCGCTGTACGTGTTCCCGTTGGGCGTCGTGGTGTCCGGCCCGTTCCTGCCGATCGCCATCCTCATGTACTGGGTGGCCAACAACATCTGGACCTACGGTCAGCAGCATGTGGTGTTCAACCGGATCGAAAAGCGTGAGGCGGAGGAGAAGGAACAGGCGATCGCACGCCGTTCCGCCAACGCCCCGGCACCCGGCGTGAAGCCGAACCGGTCGAAGAAGGGCAATACACCGGCCGCCCCGGCGAGTTCGGGTACCGACGTCGAACAGACCGGTACGGAGCTGGACGGCACGACGGATTCCGGTGCCGCCGGCTCGAAGCCGGCCCCGGGCGCCAAGCCCAACAAGAAGAAGCGTTGACCGGTCAGAGGGTAAAGACCCTGAGCGACGGCCGGTGCAAGAGGGAGAAGGCAGGGATATGACAGACACAGAAACGCAGGCGGAGGCCCCGGAATCAGAGGCCGCGACGACGGCTCCGGCCGCTCCTGCAAGCAAGAGCGACGATCTTGAAGAGCGCCTGGTCGCCGAAGGTGAGATCGCCGGCGACTACCTCGAGGAGCTCCTCGATCTGCTGGACTTCGATGGTGACATCGATCTGGATGTGGAAGGCGACCGCGCGGTCGTCAGCATCGACGGTGGCAACGACCTGAGCAAGCTGGTGGGTCGCAAGGGCGAGGTGCTGGACGCGCTCCAGGAGCTGACCCGGCTGGCCGTGCACCAGAAGACCGGCGAGCGCAGCCGGTTGATGCTGGACATCGCCCGGTGGCGTCGGCAGCGCCGTGACGAGTTGGCCGCGCTGGGCAAGAAGGTCGCCGAGCGCGTGCTGGCGTCGGGTGAGCGCGAAGAGCTGTCACCGATGACGCCGTTCGAGCGCAAGATCGTGCACGACGCGGTGGCGGCCGTGGACGGCGTCCACAGCGAGAGCGAGGGCGTCGAGCCGTCGCGCCGGGTGGTTGTTCTGCTCGATTGAGCACCTTAATTACATCGATGTTGTTCGTCGGCGGCGAGCTGGCGGGGAAAGTGGAGGCTGTTTCACGTGAAACATGGTGAAGCCCCATCCCCACCGGCCGCCGCCGTCGACGTATTTGGTGACCGAGTCGATCTGGCACACAGCTACGCGGAGATCCTCGCGGGCGACGGAATCGAGCGTGGCCTGATCGGACCGTCGGAAGTCGGCCGGTTGTGGGACCGTCACGTGATGAATTGCGCCGCTATAGGCGAGTTGGTCTCGAGCGGCGAGCGAATCGGCGATATTGGCAGTGGAGCCGGCCTACCCGGCATTCCGCTGGCCCTCGCGCGGCCCGATGTTCACGTGGTCTTGATTGAGCCGCTGCTGCGCCGAGCGGACTTCCTTCGTGAAGTCGTGGCCGAGCTCGGCATCGACGTGACCGTCATCCGGGGCCGCGCCGAGGAGCGAACGGTTCGCGCCGAGGCGGGGGAGCTGGACGTCGTCACCTCGCGAGCCGTGGCAGCTCTCGACAAGCTCGCCAAGTGGAGCCTGCCGCTCCTCAAAGTCGACGGACGGATGCTGGCTCTCAAAGGGGAGCGAGCAGCCGATGAGATCGTCGAACACCGTCGGGCACTCAACTCACTCGGTGCTGTGGACGTAAGGGTGGTGAAATGTGGCGTGAACTATTTGACTCCGCCCGCAACCGTGGTCGTGGCGAAGCGCGGAGCCAAGCGCGCGGCAACCGGCCGGCCGGCCAAGAACCGGCGATGACATCGTCGGCCCGGGGGAGCGACAAGTCCGCCGAGGTTTTGGAAGCGGTCGACCCGGCCGCCACATCAGGAAAGGCAGTGAGCGATGCCAGGGGCGAGCACAGCGACGGGAAGACTGATGTTTCACGTGAAACGTGGTCAAGCGTGACGATGGATACGCCGATCGGGGCGGAAGCCGAACGTGCAGTCCAGATCCTTCACGGCGCAAAGGGTCAGCAGCTGCCGCGCCCGACACACCAGCGGGTGTTCACCATCGCCAACCAGAAGGGCGGGGTCGGCAAGACCACCACTGCGGTCAACATGGCCGCGGCCCTGGCCCTGCAGGGTCTCAACGTTCTGGTCATCGATCTGGATCCCCAGGGCAACGCGAGCACCGCGCTGGGCATCGAGCACCGACCGGGCACCGCTTCGTCGTACGAGGTGTTGATCGGTGAGATCACCCTCGAGAGCGCGCTGCAGCGCAGCCCGCACAACGAGCGGCTGTACTGCGTCCCGGCGACCATCGACCTGGCCGGCGCCGAGATCGAGTTGGTCAGCATGGTGGCACGTGAAACCCGGCTGCGGAACGCGCTCGCGACGCTCAAGGACCACAACTTCGACTACGTCTTCATCGACTGCCCGCCGTCGTTGGGTCTGCTGACCATCAACGCGCTCGTGGCGGCGCCGGAGGTGCTGATCCCCATCCAGTGCGAGTACTACGCACTGGAAGGCGTGGGCCAGCTGCTGCGCAACATCGAAATGGTCAAGGCGCACCTCAATCCCCAGCTGGACGTCACGACCGTCGTCCTCACGATGTATGACGGCCGCACCAAACTCGCCGACCAGGTCGCGATGGACGTTCGGGACCACTTTGGCGATAAGGTTTTGCGGACCGTCATCCCACGCAGCGTCAAGGTTTCCGAGGCACCGGGGTACGGCATGACGATCCTGGATTACGACCCGGGATCACGTGGAGCAATGAGCTATTTGGACGCCAGCCGTGAACTCGCCCAACGCGGCGAGTCGGGAGTGAGGAAGTAACGATGTCGCAGCCGAAGAAGCGTAGCGGACTCGGTCGGGGGCTGGCGGCGCTCATCCCGACCGGCGCACCCGAGGACGGGCAGCAGGACACCTCGCTGCGAATGGGGTCTGCGGCTGCCGATGTGTTGATCGGCGGCGGTCCGGCCGCTCCGGTCAACGGCGCCGCCGCCGCGGAATCGGCCGCGGCCGCCAGGGCCGAAGCCGAGGCGATCGGCGCGGTGTACCGCGAGATCGAGCCGTCGGCCATCCAGCCGAACCCGCGCCAGCCACGCAGCGTCTTCGACGCCGACGCGCTCGCGGAACTGGTGCACTCCATTCGCGAGTTCGGGCTCATGCAGCCCATCGTGGTGCGCGAGCTGAGCCAGCCGTCCGGGCCGCACCGCTATCAGCTGATCATGGGTGAACGGCGGTGGCGCGCCTCGCAGGAAGCCGGCCTGACGGCCATCCCGGCGATCGTCCGCGAGACCGCCGACGACAACATGCTGCGCGATGCGCTGCTCGAGAACATCCACCGGGTCCAGCTGAATCCGCTCGAAGAGGCATCGGCCTACCAGCAGCTGCTGGAGGAGTTCGACGTCACCCACGAGGAACTGGCGACCCGCATCGGTCGGTCGCGGCCGGTGATCACGAACATGATCCGGCTGCTGAAGCTGCCCATCGCGGTACAGCGCCGCGTTGCCGCCGGCGTGCTGTCGGCCGGCCACGCCCGTGCCCTGCTGGCGCTCGAAGGGGGACCGGAGAAGCAGGAGGAGCTCGCCGCCCGCATCGTGGCGGAGGGCCTGTCCGTCCGCGCAACCGAGGAAGCGGTCACCCTGGCCAACCGCGACGGTGACAAGCCGGCCCCGGCGCCGAAGCGCAAGCCGATCCAGATGCCCGGTCTCCAGGATGTGGCCGAGCAGCTGTCGACCGCGTTCGACACGAAGGTCACGGTGAGCCTCGGCAAGCGCAAGGGCAAGATCGTCGTCGAGTTCGGCTCGGTCGACGATCTTCAGCGGATCGTCGAGCTGATGAAGACGGAACAGGGCTAACCGACCCGATTTTGGGGTTGCGACAACCCGACCGGGGACATGGCCTCGTTACGTCACTGTGACAGTGACGTCTGAGGACGTGCGGGACGGGGAGGGGAACCGCGATGTTTCACGTGGAACAGTTTGTTGTCCGGCCGCCGTCGATCCCGACTGAACAAATCGGGTCGACGGCGCCGGCGTCTTTTATCCTGGAAGGGCAGCCTGAGTCGGTCGGGCGGACGACGGGAGTCTGGTGACATCACGAATCACGCCGCTGCGCCTCGAATCATTCGAGCGGCTGCCGAAGCATGCGCGGCGTTGTGTGTTCTGGGAAGTCGATCCGTCGGCGCTCGGGGACAGCGACCATCTCAGTGACCCCGAGTTCGAGAAGGAAGCATGGCTGTCGATGGTCATGCTCGAATGGGGATCGTGCGGACAGCTCGCAGTGGCCTGCGACCCGGACCGCGCCGAGGACCCCAACGATGACGCGCCCTGTCTGGGCTATGCGTTCTACGCGCCGCCCCGCGCGGTACCCCGGGCGGGCCGCTTTCCCACCGGACCGGTCAGCCCCGACGCGGTCCTGCTGACCACGATCGGTGTCGACTGCAGTGACGACGGCGACGCGTTGTCGCGCCACCTGATCGCCGCCGTCGTCGCCGATCTGGTTCGTCGTGGTGTGCGCGCGCTGGAGGCGTTCGGTCGCACCAGCGAGGTCGCCCAACTCGGTGGCGCGCAGGCCTGCCCGGCGGAGCTGGCGGCGACCGTCGAGGCATTCGGAGAGTGCGCTGTGGAGCAGTGCGTGATCGAGGCCGACTTCCTTCAGGACAACGGCTTCGAGATCGTCGCGCCGCATCCGTACTTCCCACGGCTGCGACTGGAACTCGAACAGGGCCTCGGCTGGAAGGCGGACGTCGAAGCGGCGCTGGAGCGACTGCTGGAGAGCAGCGCGTTGCAGCAGCCTGTCGGTGCGGTATCCAGCCCCGTGCTGTGGACGCCGCACACCGGTCGATAGGGGAGCGGGCCTCCACGGTGAACACGCGTGGCTGACGTCCCGCCGATGCCCGGCGACTGCGGGCTGCTCGACGTCGGTGACGGCAACCGGATGTACTGGGAGACCCACGGCAACCCCGCGGGTGCGCCGGTCCTCATCGTTCACGGCGGCCCAGGCGCCGGTAGGTCCCGCCGCGCTCATAAGCAGTTCGAGCCCGAACTGTTCCGCATCGTGCTCTTCGATCAACGCGGATGCGGCGACAGCGTGCCCAGCGCCGCGGATCCGTCGACCGACATGTCGTGCAATACGACCGCGCATCTGCTCGCCGACATGGAAGCGCTTCGTCGTCATCTGGGGATCGATCGGTGGCTGCTGTACGGCGGCTCGTGGGCGTCGACGTTGATCCTCGCCTACGCGCAGCGGCATCCGGATCGCGTGACCGGGGTCGTGCTGATCGGCGTGACGATGACGCGGCCGCAGGAGGTGGACTGGTTGTACCGCGGTCTCCGGCTGGTGCGCCCCGCCGAGTGGCAGCGGTTCCGTGACGGCGTGCCCGAAGCGGATCGGGACGGGAATCTCGTCGAGGCCTATCGCCGGTTGATGGAGCATCCCGATCCCGCCGTGCGTGAGCAGGCGGCGCGGGACTGGTGTGCGTGGGAGGACGCCGCGATCGCCCACGAGACGTTGGGGAAGCCCGGCCAGTACTCGGCCAAGATCGACGCCGACCGTATGGCCTTCGTCCGGATCTGCACGCACTACTTCGCGCACACGGCGTGGTTGGAGGATGGCCAACTGCTGCGGGATGCGCATCGATTGGACGGCATACCCGGCGTGCTGATCCACGGTCGCCTCGACCTGTCAGCGCCCGTCCGGACGGCCTGGGAACTGGCTCAGGCATGGCCTGGCGCCGAGCTCAGAATCATCGAGGACTCAGGCCACACCGGTAGCCCGGCGATGGCGGCGGCGATCGCAGAAGCCGTCGAACGGTTAACTCCGCCGCGGAGCTGATGCGGCGGTTCCACGTGAAACATCGGCCAAGCCGACGGAAGTCAGCGGGGCCCGCAGCACCGAACACCCGTGCGTGAAGGCAGCCCGCACGTCCTCGACGCGAGCGACCTCCGCATCGCCCCAGTAGCGCGGTGCGGAGGTCGGGCAGGGGAGGAGAGCCGAATGCAGCACCCCGACGCATTCACACCGAGCGGCCTACTGGCCGTCCAGCAGTTGGACGATGCGTGCGCGGCGGAGATTCAGGTCGCCGATGCGGGTATCCATCTCGGCCAGTGTCTGCCTGATGGCGGCGGCGATGGCCGGGCACATGTCGACCGTGCTGCCGTCGATGCAGGGCAGTAACTGTCGAATGGTGCGTACGCCGAAACCGGTGTCGATCAGCATCCGGGTCCGGCGCACATCTTCCACGGTGTCGGCGGGGTAGTCGCGGTAACCGTTGGACCGGCGTTGCGGTGCAATGAGACCCTGAGCCTCGTAGTAGCGCAGCGACCTGACCGAACTGCCGGTTGCCGCCGCTTCTTCACCGATCCGCACGCGAGCTCCTCTTGGGTTGACCTTGACGCTGATGTCAGGGTTTAACTTCGCCGCATGCCCAACGATTCCCTGCTTTCCACGCTGACGGTCACCCGCGTCGGCTCCGGTCCCGCCCTGCTTCTCGCGCATGGAGCAGGGGGCTGCGTCGCGCTGAATTTCAGCCAACTCATGGACGAGATGGCCGGCGAGCGAACGTTGATCGGCGTGGACTATCCGGGTTCGGGAGGCAGTCCCTTGACCGCGAATTCCTACCGCGTCGACGATCTGGCTGACGCGATCGTTGACGCCGGGCGGGCGGCCGGCTTCGACCGATTCCCCATACTCGGGCTATCGCTGGGCTCCGCGGTTGCCATCACGGCGGCACTCCGTCATCCCGAGACCGTCAGCGCCTTGGTCCTGACTGTGGGCTTCGCACACGCCGATCCGCAGTTGCGGTTGGTTGTCGATGTCTGGCGCTATCTGGCCGCACACGACCGCGACATCCTGGCGCGGTTCCTGACAACAGTGTCGTCGCCGTCGGCGTTCGACGAGACCGGCAATCTCGACGACATCGTGGCCAACGTCCGTGCGAGCATTCCGGTCGGCAGTCCGCAGCAGGCTGCACTGGCCGCCGAAATCGACCTCCGTGACCGTCTCGCGGAGGTCGTGATCCCGACGTTGGTCGTGGCGGCGGGTGGGGACCGCATCGTGCAGCCGTCCTCCACTCGCGCTCTGGCAGCGGGCATTCCTGGCTCAGTCCTGATGGAATATCCAGACGCGGGTCACATCTTCACACCGGACGAGGGGCGGACATGGATCTCCGATATCCGGACGTTTCTGCTGGCGCACAACCTGTGACGGACGGGTGGCACTGGCGGGTGGCCGTACTGTCTGCCGCCGCCTTCGTCTACCTCGCCGCGGAGATGTTTCCGGTCGGCGTCGTCCCGCAGATCGCCGACGGACTGCACACGACAGTGCCCGCTGCTGGCCTGCTGGTGGGTGTGTACGCGGTGGCTGCTGGTGCGGCAATCATCCCGGTGGCTTTGGCGACCCGTCGCGTCGAGCATCGCGTCATGCTCACCGCCGCCTTGGCTTCGCTGTCGTTGTCGCAACTGCTGCTGGCCGTCGCTCCGACGCCCGGGTGGGCGGTCTTCGCCCGGGTCGTCGGCGCGGTTTTGCATGGTTCGGTGTGGTCCCTGGCGCCGGTGCTTGCCAGTGCCCTCGCACCGGCCGGCCGTGCGGGGCAGGCGACCGCGCTGGTGTTCGTCGGGGCAGCGCTGGGGTTGGCTGCGGGATCGCCGCTTACCACGCAGCTTTCCCTACTCATCGGGTGGAGAGCCGCGTCTCTGGTGCTGGCGGCGCTTGCCTTGATCTTGGCGGCGGCGATTGCGGTCCTGGTTCCCCGCCATATCGGTCGTACCATGGCGGCGCCGGCCGCCGGCCGATCCTGGGAGCCGCACACTGTCGCGGCGGTCTGCGTACTGACGCTGCTGGTGGTGACCGCCGCCTATGCGCCGTATTCTTTCATCACGGTGTTGGCCGGCGACATCGGGATCCCGGCGGCCGGCCGCCCGGTTCTGCTCCTGGGCTATGGCGGTGCCGCGCTGACTGCGGTCGTCGTCGCCGGACGATTGCTCGACCGACACCGCTACGCTGTCGTGGTCGCGGCCCTGACGGGTCTGTTGATTGCATTCGCGACGCTGAGCCTGACTGGCTCGCGGGGGTTGTTCGTCGCGGCAGTTCTGTTGTGGGGAGCGGCCTTTGCGTGTTGGGCGCCGGCGATGCAGACGATCCTCATCAAGCGTTGCCCCAACGCCGCATTCGCGTCCTATCTGTACGTGCTGGCGTTTCAAGTCGGGATCTTCTCCGGCGCCTGGGCGGGAGCGCAGCTCGTGGCCTCAGACGCGGTGGCATCGCTGACAGTGCTCGCGCTGATCGGTATCGGGTGCGCGTCACCGGTGGCGGTGTTGGCCCGACGGTGGTTGTGATCGGGAGAACCAATTCCGGTGAGCGATATCGGGGGATTTCCAAGTCGGAACACCCGCCAGTGGGGCCCGAATCACGATGACCCAGGACCAACCGGAACAAGCGTCACGTGACGCCATGCCGCACTTGCCCTTCAACCGCGGGGCAGCCCGGCTCTAGGAGTCTGCTGAATTAGTGGGGTTTGGGGCGGGGCGTCTCAAGCGCTCGGTGGCGCGTGGGTGAAGTCAGGCCCGGAGGTCGACAGATGCGAGATCACCCCGCCACCATCGACTGTGGCATCGGTTGCCTGGGGTGGCAAGAGGTTGGTCACCTGCTGTTAGGCGATGGCCCAGGTGGTGCCGTTGTGGCCAAGGCCCAGGGCGATCAGCCGTCGAAGATTCAATGCGGCGGCGCGGTGGTGCAGCCAGTGGTCGTTTTTGAGGGTTCCGCGGTAGCGGACTTTGCGGTTGCCGCGGGCCAGCCAGGCGATGGAGCGTTCCACCATGGGCCGGTGCCGGCGGTACTCGTCCTGCCAATCGGGGTCGTGGGCTTGGCGGCGGGCGGCACGCATCAGCGGTTCGTGCTCAGAGACGGTCAGCTGTCGTCCCCGTTTGGCCGTCGTGCACTTGGTCATCAAAGGGCAAGCGCCACAGTATTTTCCGAACTTCACACCACCACGAGGCGCGATACCGACAGTATGGCCGGCGGGGCAGGTCACCGTCCGCGCGGTGAAGTCGACGGCGAAGTCATCGATGGTGAACCCACCGGGCACCGCGGCACGCAACGGCAGCGGTTTGATCACCGCAACATGCTTGCGCTCGGCCAACTCTGCCCGGGCTGCGCCGGTGCCGTAGGCCGAATCACCGAGCACCCGCACCGGGGCATCCTCATCGGCAAGCAATCCCAGCCCGACGACCGCTTCGTGGTTATCGGGGCCGCTGGCTTTGGTCAGCGCGCAGTCGGTGATGATCCCGGTATCGGGTTCGATCGCGATGTGGGCCTTGAAACCGTCCTGGCGCCGATGCACCGTCTTATGAGCGTGCCGGGCCTCAGGATCCACCGTCGAGACGACCCGGTCCGGGGCGACCTTG from Mycolicibacterium phocaicum includes the following:
- a CDS encoding alpha/beta fold hydrolase, with the translated sequence MPNDSLLSTLTVTRVGSGPALLLAHGAGGCVALNFSQLMDEMAGERTLIGVDYPGSGGSPLTANSYRVDDLADAIVDAGRAAGFDRFPILGLSLGSAVAITAALRHPETVSALVLTVGFAHADPQLRLVVDVWRYLAAHDRDILARFLTTVSSPSAFDETGNLDDIVANVRASIPVGSPQQAALAAEIDLRDRLAEVVIPTLVVAAGGDRIVQPSSTRALAAGIPGSVLMEYPDAGHIFTPDEGRTWISDIRTFLLAHNL
- the pip gene encoding prolyl aminopeptidase gives rise to the protein MPGDCGLLDVGDGNRMYWETHGNPAGAPVLIVHGGPGAGRSRRAHKQFEPELFRIVLFDQRGCGDSVPSAADPSTDMSCNTTAHLLADMEALRRHLGIDRWLLYGGSWASTLILAYAQRHPDRVTGVVLIGVTMTRPQEVDWLYRGLRLVRPAEWQRFRDGVPEADRDGNLVEAYRRLMEHPDPAVREQAARDWCAWEDAAIAHETLGKPGQYSAKIDADRMAFVRICTHYFAHTAWLEDGQLLRDAHRLDGIPGVLIHGRLDLSAPVRTAWELAQAWPGAELRIIEDSGHTGSPAMAAAIAEAVERLTPPRS
- a CDS encoding acetyltransferase produces the protein MTSRITPLRLESFERLPKHARRCVFWEVDPSALGDSDHLSDPEFEKEAWLSMVMLEWGSCGQLAVACDPDRAEDPNDDAPCLGYAFYAPPRAVPRAGRFPTGPVSPDAVLLTTIGVDCSDDGDALSRHLIAAVVADLVRRGVRALEAFGRTSEVAQLGGAQACPAELAATVEAFGECAVEQCVIEADFLQDNGFEIVAPHPYFPRLRLELEQGLGWKADVEAALERLLESSALQQPVGAVSSPVLWTPHTGR
- the rsmG gene encoding 16S rRNA (guanine(527)-N(7))-methyltransferase RsmG; the encoded protein is MKHGEAPSPPAAAVDVFGDRVDLAHSYAEILAGDGIERGLIGPSEVGRLWDRHVMNCAAIGELVSSGERIGDIGSGAGLPGIPLALARPDVHVVLIEPLLRRADFLREVVAELGIDVTVIRGRAEERTVRAEAGELDVVTSRAVAALDKLAKWSLPLLKVDGRMLALKGERAADEIVEHRRALNSLGAVDVRVVKCGVNYLTPPATVVVAKRGAKRAATGRPAKNRR
- the rpmH gene encoding 50S ribosomal protein L34, producing the protein MAKGKRTFQPNNRRRARVHGFRLRMRTRAGRAIVSARRGKGRRSLTA
- a CDS encoding ParA family protein — encoded protein: MDTPIGAEAERAVQILHGAKGQQLPRPTHQRVFTIANQKGGVGKTTTAVNMAAALALQGLNVLVIDLDPQGNASTALGIEHRPGTASSYEVLIGEITLESALQRSPHNERLYCVPATIDLAGAEIELVSMVARETRLRNALATLKDHNFDYVFIDCPPSLGLLTINALVAAPEVLIPIQCEYYALEGVGQLLRNIEMVKAHLNPQLDVTTVVLTMYDGRTKLADQVAMDVRDHFGDKVLRTVIPRSVKVSEAPGYGMTILDYDPGSRGAMSYLDASRELAQRGESGVRK
- the rnpA gene encoding ribonuclease P protein component → MLPARNRMTRSTDFRVTVSRGVRSAQRDLVVHSLAPRDFGDADSNTADAPKVGLVVGKSVGNAVQRHRVSRQLRHASRDLLPELQSGELLVIRALPGSREAATATLQDELRVAVQRAHAKSGSRP
- the yidD gene encoding membrane protein insertion efficiency factor YidD, whose protein sequence is MSHRLARGLIFLIELYRNMVSPMRLPSCRFSPTCSQYAVEALTEHGLFRGCWLTTVRLAKCGPWHHGGWDPIPERRSAATAAQSRSDSLVF
- the yidC gene encoding membrane protein insertase YidC; this translates as MWLWYKLFGAILGAENFFAWGLSVMFLVFSLRALLYKPFVRQIETTRQMQELQPQIKELQKKYGKDRQRLALEMQKLQSEHGFNPLLGCLPMLAQIPVFLGLFHVLRSFNRTEGAGMGIGAQALSIEQNRSIGNYFFSATDVSHFLNTDLFGAPLGATMIQTGESLKAFAHFDRMSVILVGIPLMIVSGIATHMNSRASVARQSLEAQQNPQTQLMNKLALYVFPLGVVVSGPFLPIAILMYWVANNIWTYGQQHVVFNRIEKREAEEKEQAIARRSANAPAPGVKPNRSKKGNTPAAPASSGTDVEQTGTELDGTTDSGAAGSKPAPGAKPNKKKR
- a CDS encoding ParB/RepB/Spo0J family partition protein, coding for MSQPKKRSGLGRGLAALIPTGAPEDGQQDTSLRMGSAAADVLIGGGPAAPVNGAAAAESAAAARAEAEAIGAVYREIEPSAIQPNPRQPRSVFDADALAELVHSIREFGLMQPIVVRELSQPSGPHRYQLIMGERRWRASQEAGLTAIPAIVRETADDNMLRDALLENIHRVQLNPLEEASAYQQLLEEFDVTHEELATRIGRSRPVITNMIRLLKLPIAVQRRVAAGVLSAGHARALLALEGGPEKQEELAARIVAEGLSVRATEEAVTLANRDGDKPAPAPKRKPIQMPGLQDVAEQLSTAFDTKVTVSLGKRKGKIVVEFGSVDDLQRIVELMKTEQG
- a CDS encoding Jag family protein; this translates as MTDTETQAEAPESEAATTAPAAPASKSDDLEERLVAEGEIAGDYLEELLDLLDFDGDIDLDVEGDRAVVSIDGGNDLSKLVGRKGEVLDALQELTRLAVHQKTGERSRLMLDIARWRRQRRDELAALGKKVAERVLASGEREELSPMTPFERKIVHDAVAAVDGVHSESEGVEPSRRVVVLLD
- a CDS encoding MerR family transcriptional regulator, which produces MRIGEEAAATGSSVRSLRYYEAQGLIAPQRRSNGYRDYPADTVEDVRRTRMLIDTGFGVRTIRQLLPCIDGSTVDMCPAIAAAIRQTLAEMDTRIGDLNLRRARIVQLLDGQ
- a CDS encoding MFS transporter, whose protein sequence is MAVLSAAAFVYLAAEMFPVGVVPQIADGLHTTVPAAGLLVGVYAVAAGAAIIPVALATRRVEHRVMLTAALASLSLSQLLLAVAPTPGWAVFARVVGAVLHGSVWSLAPVLASALAPAGRAGQATALVFVGAALGLAAGSPLTTQLSLLIGWRAASLVLAALALILAAAIAVLVPRHIGRTMAAPAAGRSWEPHTVAAVCVLTLLVVTAAYAPYSFITVLAGDIGIPAAGRPVLLLGYGGAALTAVVVAGRLLDRHRYAVVVAALTGLLIAFATLSLTGSRGLFVAAVLLWGAAFACWAPAMQTILIKRCPNAAFASYLYVLAFQVGIFSGAWAGAQLVASDAVASLTVLALIGIGCASPVAVLARRWL